A genome region from Rhizophagus irregularis chromosome 14, complete sequence includes the following:
- a CDS encoding uncharacterized protein (SECRETED:cutsite_INA-AP; SECRETED:prob_0.8900); SECRETED:SignalP(1-23), with protein MKFIMYITLTIVVVSLATFKINAAPISSPSDEFLLNTISLLCLVNRERANANVRPLALDKRLVKAAQLHTNYMALTKNLTHDDVSGSLGTRISNQGFDWWMAGENIAYGFTEKEESRVIRAWMNSRGHRANILNRKFTHFGSGFRNNYWTQNFAQSADEYLLDVPICPTKSIRITMQI; from the exons atgaaatttataatgtatataacGTTAACGATTGTCGTAGTATCGTTGgcaacatttaaaattaatgctGCACCAATATCATCTCCTTCggatgaatttttattaaatacaatttccTTACTTTGTTTGGTTAACAGAGAACGTGCAAACGCTAATGTTAGACCCTTGGCTTTGGATAA GCGATTAGTGAAAGCAGCACAGCTTCATACAAATTATATGGCTTTAACCAAAAATTTAACGCATGATGATGTATCTGGATCATTAGGTACTCGAATAAGTAATCAAGGATTTGATTGGTGGATGGCCGGTGAAAATATTGCGTATGGCTTTACAGAGAAAGAAGAATCTAGAGTCATAAGAGC TTGGATGAATTCACGAGGTCATCGagcaaatatattaaatagaaaatttacacATTTCGGCTCTGGCTTTAGGAATAATTATTGGACTCAAAATTTCGCTCAATCTGCTGATGAATATCTGCTAGATGTTCCCATATGTCCTACAAAATCTATAAGAATAACTATGCAAATATAG
- a CDS encoding MOB kinase activator 1B encodes MNFLGLTSKNKTFKPKKKVPEGTKQYQLKQFAEATLGSGNLKLAVVLPEGEDLNEWLAVNTYDFFNQINMLYGTITEFCTPQECPVMSAGPQVEYHWSDGEKFKKPTKLSAPEYVDHLMEWVQNQLDDETIFPSKIRVPFPKNFEQVVKTIFKRLFRVYAHIYLSHFSVIVALGEEAHLNTSFKHYIYFVQEFQLIEKKELQPLADLIIRLTSQDQI; translated from the exons atgaattttctaGGATT AACAAGCAAGAATAAAACGTTCAAACCAAAAAAGAAAGTGCCGGAAGGTACAAAACAATATCAACTTAAACAATTTGCGGAAGCTACGCTTGGTTCAGGTAACTTGAAACTGGCAGTAGTCTTGCCCGAAGGCGAAGATCTTAATGAATGGTTGGCTGTGAACA CATACGATTTtttcaatcaaataaatatgCTTTACGGTACGATTACGGAATTTTGTACGCCACAAGAATGTCCAGTAATGTCAGCTGGACCACAAGTTGAATATCATTGGTCAGATGGAGAGAAATTTAAGAAACCAACTAAATTATCAGCACCAGAATATGTTGACCATTTAATGGAATGGGTACAAAATCAATTAGATGACGAAACAATATTTCCGAGTAAAATTAGAGTTCCATTTCCAAAGAATTTTGAACAAGTAGTAAAAACAATATTCAAACGGTTATTTAGAGTGTACGcgcatatttatttatcacatttttcaGTTATAGTTGCATTAGGAGAAGAAGCTCATTTGAATACTagttttaaacattatatttactttgtacaagaatttcaattaattgaaaaaaaagaattacaacCACTAGCTGATCTAATCATTCGTCTAACCAGTCAagatcaaatttaa
- a CDS encoding snoRNA-binding rRNA-processing protein imp4 — MKRNLVPEPTTHIDDEYANAGIYDPKILITTSRDPSSRLSQFAKEMRLVFPNSQRINRGSYVVKDLVDACRANDVTDLIILHEHRGEPDGLIVCHLPYGPTAFFSLHNVVLRHDIQDEGTVSEAFPHLIFHNFNSNLGRRVMSIIKYLFPVPREDSKRVMTFANDSDYISFRHSVYVKINNKEVQLAEVGPRFEMRGRYFCYLILEF, encoded by the exons ATGAAGCGCAACCTGGTACCTG AACCCACTACACATATCGACGATGAATACGCAAACGCTGGAATATATGATCCAAAAATTCTGATAACAACTTCACGTGATCCAAGTAGTAGACTTTCTCAATTTGCAAag GAAATGCGTTTAGTCTTTCCTAATTCACAACGTATAAATCGTGGTAGTTATGTAGTCAAAGATTTGGTTGATGCATGTAGAGCCAATGATGTCactgatttaataatattacacgAACATCGTGGTGAACCAG ATGGATTGATTGTATGTCATCTTCCCTATGGACCTACAGCTTTCTTTTCATTACATAATGTCGTACTTCGACATGATATTCAAGATGAAGGCACAGTTTCGGAAGCATTTCCACatctaatatttcataattttaattccaaTCTAGGCCGGCGG GTGATGagcattattaaatatttgttcCCAGTTCCTAGAGAAGATAGTAAGCGTGTAATGACCTTTGCAAATGATAGCGATTATATATCATTCCG ACACAGTGtgtatgtaaaaataaataataaagaagtaCAATTGGCCGAAGTTGGTCCACGTTTTGAAATGCGAGGTAGGTATTTTTGTTAtcttattttagaattttaa
- a CDS encoding biotin synthase: MAFRLLTPKNNNLISAKLLSITQVRELATATPTYTRPLSAAGLFASGHMRNDWTRKEIKSIYDSPMMDLLYFGAKVHRENFDPLAVQQCTLLSIKTGGCSEDCAYCPQSSKYKTLVKATKLLDNDEVLVAARKAKEAGSTRFCMGAAWRDLHGRKSNFNKIIGYVKEIRSMGMEVCCTLGMLNESQAKALKEAGLTAYNHNLDTSREYYPKIITTRSYDERLETISNVREAGISVCSGGIIGLGETPEDRVGMLHTLATMPQHPESVPINALVQVEGTPLEKQEPVSIWEMVRMISTARIVMPKSMVRLSAGRVRFSQPEQALCFFAGANSIFTGDKLLTTDNNDFNSDQEMFKTLGLIPKPPNFDQGTSPSNKINEVQEKQTQNIL, from the exons ATGGCATTCCGTTTATTAACTCCgaagaataataatttaatatcggCTAAACTTTTATCAATAACTCAAGTTCGCGAGTTAGCTACGGCAACACCAACTTATACAAGACCACTTTCAGCAGCTGGATTATTCGCTTCTGGACATATGAGAAATGATTGGAccagaaaagaaataaaatcaatttatgaTTCACCTATGATGGatcttttatattttggt gcAAAAGTACACCGCGAGAATTTTGATCCGCTCGCCGTACAACAATGTACCttattaagtataaaaacAGGAGGATGTTCAGAAGATTGTGCTTATTGTCCACAatcttcaaaatataaaactcTGGTAAAAGCAACGAAGTTATTAGACAATGATGAAGTACTTGTAGCTGCCAGGAAAGCAAAAGAAGCCGGTAGTACTAG ATTTTGCATGGGAGCCGCGTGGAGAGATCTTCATGGTAGAAAAAGCAATTTCAACAAAATCATAGGTTACGTAAAAGAGATCAg ATCTATGGGCATGGAAGTTTGTTGTACATTAGGAATGTTAAATGAATCGCAAGCAAAAGCATTAAAAGAAGCTGGTTTAACGGCttataatcataatttggATACTTCACGGGAGTATTATCCAAAAATAATTACCACAAGATCATATGATGAACGTCTTGAAACAATTTCAAATGTTCGTGAGGCTGGTATATCTGTATGTTCCGGTGGTATTATTGGATTAGGTGAAACTCCTGAGGATCGTGTTGGGATGTTACATACTTTAGCAACAATGCCACAACATCCTGAAAGTGTTCCTATTAATGCTCTTGTACAAGTTGAAGGTACACCCTTGGAGAAACAagaa cCTGTATCAATTTGGGAAATGGTTCGTATGATTTCAACAGCTCGTATAGTCATGCCAAAGTCAATGGTTAGATTATCAGCTGGTCGTGTACGATTTTCTCAACCTGAACAA gCTTTGTGTTTCTTTGCTGGTgcaaattctatttttactggtgataaattattaacaaccgataataatgattttaattctgATCAAGAAATGTTTAAAACATTAg GTCTTATTCCTAAACCTCCGAATTTTGATCAAGGTACTTCAccttctaataaaattaatgaagttcaagaaaaacaaacacaaaatattttgtaa
- a CDS encoding uncharacterized protein (SECRETED:cutsite_VRA-QD; SECRETED:prob_0.9421); SECRETED:SignalP(1-20), with the protein MKKGTIFVSLLLLLLSIVRAQDGAPTAGTPTPTASPAPNGIETCLEISQCGDDQACRAKCAGVPNPTEQQVNDTIACIGKCNPADPNYAACRDSCIDTYYNPKPTFTSSTIPPSTIPPSTIPPSTIPPSVSTASTSAASSNKASPTPISSVAVKTTSFSTLLLTFIIFMTSVCFSLDK; encoded by the exons atgaaaaagggGACAATTTTTGTATCTTTATTGTTGCTTTTATTAAGTATAGTAAGAGCACAAGACGGTGCTCCTACTGCTGGAACGCCTACACCAACAGCTTCGCCCGCACCCAATGGAATAGAAACATGTTTAGAAATCAGTCAATGCGGAGATGATCAAGCTTGCCGTGCGAAATGTGCAGGTGTACCAAATCCTACTGAACAACAAGTTAATGATACAATAGCATGTATAGGAAAGTGTAATCCAG CGGATCCAAATTACGCAGCTTGCAGAGATTCATGTATTGATACTTATTATAACCCGAAACCAACATTTACCTCTTCAACTATCCCTCCTTCAACTATCCCTCCTTCAACTATCCCTCCTTCAACTATCCCTCCTTCAGTATCTACCGCATCCACTTCAGCCGCATCCTCGAATAAAGCATCACCTACTCCAATTTCTAGTGTTGCCGTTAAAACAACATCGTTTTCTACATTGTTGTTaactttcataatttttatgacAAGTGTTTGTTTTTCattagataaataa